From a region of the Desulfuromonas sp. KJ2020 genome:
- the icmH gene encoding type IVB secretion system protein IcmH/DotU: MQTQSRTAPHNPLLQCCEVLFSLVAPLKNDQKAATLDDSFRERILAEFAAMEKKTFDLQIGMVEQKDARYAMAAFIDEMVLSSTWPGRLQWMAKPLQLDFFGEHTAGEGFFTRLTNLRQGGEENLHLLELYYYCLQLGFEGAYKVKGLEKLMALQVDLRSQIDGYRGQPPRQLAPVGLPGHALINRMRRQVPYWVIAVVTISVIFFTYIGYSLVSGNMAQASVDHIQQQQKTVFKRSSALY, encoded by the coding sequence ATGCAAACGCAATCCCGAACCGCCCCCCACAACCCTCTTCTTCAATGCTGTGAGGTCTTGTTTTCCCTGGTGGCGCCCCTGAAAAATGACCAGAAAGCCGCCACTCTGGATGACAGCTTTCGTGAACGCATTCTGGCGGAGTTTGCCGCCATGGAGAAAAAGACCTTTGATCTGCAGATCGGCATGGTGGAGCAGAAAGATGCCCGCTACGCCATGGCCGCCTTCATCGATGAAATGGTCCTGAGTTCAACCTGGCCGGGCCGCCTGCAGTGGATGGCCAAACCTCTTCAGCTCGATTTTTTCGGGGAACATACGGCAGGCGAAGGGTTCTTTACACGCCTGACCAACCTGCGTCAGGGCGGGGAGGAAAATCTTCATCTGCTGGAACTTTATTACTACTGTCTGCAGCTTGGTTTCGAAGGCGCCTATAAAGTCAAAGGCCTTGAGAAGCTGATGGCCCTGCAGGTGGACCTGCGCAGCCAGATCGATGGGTACCGGGGTCAGCCGCCACGCCAGCTGGCTCCGGTCGGCCTTCCCGGACATGCCCTGATCAACAGGATGCGAAGACAGGTTCCTTACTGGGTTATCGCTGTAGTGACCATTTCCGTCATTTTTTTTACTTACATCGGCTACTCCCTGGTATCCGGCAACATGGCCCAGGCCAGCGTCGACCATATCCAACAACAGCAGAAAACCGTTTTTAAACGCTCTTCCGCCCTCTATTAG
- the tssK gene encoding type VI secretion system baseplate subunit TssK, whose amino-acid sequence MNKVVWAEGLFLSQQHFQAWDSQRERAQHMLQSLLNPFCWGVISLAIDQEALSLGRFQLLEARILFQDGRLAEYHSSVDEPLSCELKAPAGEPLAIYLAVPSNQHVAGISGYPQRNQASGWLANYRDLEDSFDASRKREILLAKPNLHLLSGEQATQPFLRLKIAEVIHDGDHHYRLTEGFIPPVCRIAASPVLLQRLGRMVDSLNAKRKQIEQTRAGCDGGSAQFAKADPGSDNLLRNLNMAIPQLRHLHQNPDLHPEQLYRLLCQSLGAFCTHHSELTIDFIPPYNQEELTLIFQRLEGMLTSLLEIKSTSKPSSLDLERESSSLLCCHEIPEAVFSQHTFFLEALYESDDPNWITDFARQVKVTPRSVIETVVATALPGVRLIHTQRPPAKLSTRSGYEYFRLEARGDFWAQIKTEGTLAIYLPHLFSTADVKLVTVEE is encoded by the coding sequence ATGAATAAAGTCGTTTGGGCCGAAGGCCTCTTTTTGAGCCAACAGCACTTTCAGGCATGGGATAGCCAGCGGGAACGGGCACAACATATGCTGCAGTCCCTTTTGAACCCCTTCTGTTGGGGGGTCATCTCCCTGGCGATCGACCAGGAAGCATTGAGCCTGGGGCGTTTTCAACTGCTTGAGGCCAGAATACTTTTTCAGGATGGACGGCTGGCCGAATATCACTCTTCGGTGGATGAGCCGCTCTCCTGTGAGCTGAAAGCGCCGGCCGGCGAACCTCTGGCCATTTATCTGGCGGTTCCCTCCAACCAGCACGTCGCCGGAATCTCCGGCTACCCACAACGCAACCAGGCCAGTGGCTGGCTGGCGAACTATCGCGACCTGGAGGACAGTTTCGATGCCAGCCGCAAGCGGGAGATCCTGCTGGCCAAACCCAATCTGCATCTGCTATCCGGCGAACAGGCCACGCAGCCCTTTCTGCGCCTTAAAATCGCCGAAGTCATCCACGACGGCGACCATCACTACCGACTGACGGAAGGGTTCATTCCTCCCGTCTGCCGGATAGCCGCCTCGCCGGTACTGCTGCAGCGCCTTGGCCGCATGGTTGACTCCCTGAACGCCAAACGGAAACAGATTGAGCAGACCCGGGCGGGCTGCGACGGCGGCTCGGCCCAATTCGCCAAAGCCGACCCCGGCAGCGACAATCTGCTGCGCAACCTCAACATGGCGATCCCGCAGCTGCGACATCTGCACCAAAACCCCGACCTGCACCCAGAACAGCTGTACCGGCTTCTGTGCCAGAGCCTCGGGGCGTTTTGCACCCACCACAGCGAACTGACCATCGACTTCATCCCGCCTTACAACCAGGAAGAACTGACTCTAATATTCCAACGACTTGAGGGTATGCTCACGAGTCTGCTGGAGATCAAAAGCACCAGCAAACCGTCGTCGCTCGACCTTGAAAGGGAAAGCAGCAGCCTTCTGTGCTGCCATGAAATTCCCGAAGCGGTCTTCAGTCAGCACACCTTCTTTCTGGAGGCGCTCTACGAGTCGGATGACCCCAATTGGATTACCGACTTCGCCCGCCAGGTCAAGGTGACGCCTCGCAGCGTCATCGAAACCGTGGTGGCCACGGCCCTGCCCGGGGTACGACTCATTCACACCCAGCGACCGCCGGCAAAGCTATCCACCCGCAGCGGCTATGAATATTTTCGACTCGAAGCCCGGGGTGACTTTTGGGCCCAGATTAAAACCGAGGGCACCCTGGCGATCTATCTGCCCCACCTGTTCAGCACGGCAGATGTCAAACTCGTAACGGTTGAGGAATAA
- the tssJ gene encoding type VI secretion system lipoprotein TssJ, with the protein MNKNHSMIVFLLAVLTACLLGGCSAPKVKVSLSSTATLNMNEHKEALPVVVRIYQLRDNKAFESATFDELWKSETSVLGNQLLRKEILTLDPASQQKLEIERHDQAQFVGVMAAFHNQADNNWRVIKRADRSFLWIDLSTNLEALLQDNSLRLVN; encoded by the coding sequence ATGAACAAAAATCATTCCATGATCGTCTTTCTTCTCGCTGTACTGACCGCCTGCTTGCTGGGCGGCTGTTCCGCCCCCAAGGTGAAAGTCAGCCTGTCCTCCACGGCCACCCTCAACATGAACGAGCACAAAGAGGCGTTGCCGGTCGTGGTACGGATCTACCAGCTTCGCGATAACAAAGCATTTGAAAGCGCCACGTTTGACGAGTTGTGGAAATCGGAAACTTCTGTTTTGGGCAACCAACTGCTGCGTAAAGAAATTCTGACCCTGGATCCGGCCTCCCAACAGAAACTGGAAATTGAACGCCATGACCAAGCCCAATTCGTCGGCGTCATGGCCGCCTTTCACAATCAGGCGGACAATAACTGGCGGGTCATCAAACGGGCCGACCGTTCTTTTCTATGGATCGATCTTTCCACCAATCTTGAAGCCTTGCTGCAAGACAACAGTCTTCGCCTTGTGAACTGA
- a CDS encoding type VI secretion system-associated FHA domain protein: MLNCAISGRHKTLNRPVEVKSSAESALLAVCGGLARLIEGQRRFSVEFGLPHSRVFSHEAASLGQTEFEQVLLGWLNDKEEGQKNLSGVLHDLIAHQLALHGALDGVAKESLEKLSPASIRSRTFSLFGWRPFAWLSYSRLHRNYRENDYLRHQELIVSGFVKEYIAYRNRLATPLPVQ; this comes from the coding sequence ATGTTGAACTGTGCCATTTCTGGTCGCCATAAAACCTTAAATCGGCCCGTCGAGGTGAAGTCATCGGCTGAAAGCGCTCTTCTGGCGGTCTGTGGCGGACTGGCCAGATTAATCGAAGGACAGCGGCGCTTCTCAGTCGAATTCGGGTTGCCTCACAGCCGAGTCTTCAGCCATGAGGCCGCTTCTCTTGGGCAAACTGAATTTGAGCAGGTGCTGCTGGGCTGGCTGAACGACAAGGAGGAAGGGCAAAAGAACCTCTCAGGGGTCCTGCACGACCTGATTGCCCATCAACTGGCGCTGCATGGGGCCCTCGACGGCGTAGCCAAGGAATCGCTTGAGAAGCTGTCTCCCGCCAGCATCCGTTCCCGTACCTTCAGCCTCTTCGGCTGGCGTCCCTTCGCCTGGTTGAGCTACAGCCGCCTGCACCGCAACTACCGCGAAAACGACTATCTTCGCCACCAGGAACTGATCGTCAGTGGTTTCGTTAAAGAATACATCGCGTACCGGAATCGACTCGCCACCCCCCTTCCGGTCCAATAG
- a CDS encoding type VI secretion system Vgr family protein, which translates to MEAMAHQSRLQVRVGSKMFPVVALVGKETFSEPFVFRLTVVFAEDERLASLLGDSAELMMKSTDGLERRVNGVVSAAKQTAASEDGQSIGELTLASRLASLQRRTDCRLIVGLTLPEIVEQTLCRHGIPQSSLHTHWSRNYHVRSATLQAQESDFDFLSRLCSQQGIFFWSESVEGDELIHLADHDQDFTFLSRPPLRYRQAPTPVTDGLAAASDAIVSLSLSASLTPERFIVHDVCENQPGESLEGQSLAQAAERTGQKTVDVRFGVGALHVEEAEHAALVRSQQAVRQAMELRLSSHAADLQIGCLVHIEADECGAGISGDYLITAIEHQASQAAGLGLGGENDCPYTNTVTLIPRGTPWRRTWLSHPHLPMTFSARIESRQETPLIDESGRYRYRQVASGEVGSPGENSAFVRRLQPYVSGGRNETAGWHTPLHDQAEVLVSCLNNDPDRPMIVGSLPNPDTPSVVNGEEPWLNRLLTAADNELCFSDRRDASAITLRTFAGQNMLHLDAALAEHRLRLASEQGLVTFYAKKTQHIHSGDTFTEKVGQDRVQTAKNSHATRTKNGKIHYQSARDAHLQAAAGIQLQAGSHIEARCREDLGLDIEQSTRINVQHGNAVIRVNSGTLTVQAGQAIDIKGNGGGLITIGQNGGGIEMAPNGDVTLFGKAISFKTGGRVSLNGQVNMDVTSPPTMVLPSAREPGHVGAIQRLHALESAKIFNLAWSQARISVAEEVGACFTVRNFEGGEKVKVTVFEAKPGGEWQEVDRLFGTLPDGSGYCQLPWQREEKEVAQDLIMDEVAGDQRPLIYAFKVAINGVMSEMSPQLNLCADIQFSVEDESGHSLEDGAEVRLTDAEGQQHFSQVKKGIALFERVIIGPWQLHLDTDNLIIERGGQP; encoded by the coding sequence ATGGAGGCGATGGCACACCAGTCGCGATTGCAGGTCCGGGTTGGCTCGAAGATGTTCCCGGTGGTGGCGCTGGTCGGAAAAGAGACGTTCAGCGAACCTTTCGTATTTCGCCTGACCGTTGTGTTTGCGGAAGACGAGCGTCTGGCATCCCTGTTGGGTGATTCGGCAGAGCTGATGATGAAATCGACAGACGGGCTCGAGCGCCGCGTCAATGGGGTGGTCAGCGCCGCCAAACAGACAGCGGCTTCAGAAGACGGGCAGAGTATAGGTGAATTGACGCTTGCGTCCCGATTGGCGAGTCTGCAACGGCGTACCGATTGCCGCTTGATTGTGGGCCTCACCCTGCCGGAGATTGTCGAGCAGACCCTGTGCCGACATGGAATCCCTCAAAGCAGTCTCCATACCCATTGGAGTCGAAACTATCACGTCCGTTCCGCCACCTTGCAGGCGCAAGAGAGTGATTTCGACTTTTTAAGCCGCCTTTGCAGTCAGCAGGGGATCTTTTTCTGGAGTGAGTCCGTCGAAGGCGATGAGCTGATTCACCTGGCAGACCATGACCAGGATTTTACCTTCCTTTCCCGTCCCCCCCTGCGTTACCGGCAGGCGCCGACCCCGGTGACTGATGGTCTCGCGGCGGCCAGCGATGCCATTGTCTCCTTGAGTCTCAGCGCCAGTCTGACGCCGGAGCGTTTTATCGTTCATGATGTCTGCGAGAATCAGCCGGGTGAGTCCCTGGAAGGGCAGAGCCTGGCGCAAGCGGCCGAGCGAACGGGCCAAAAAACAGTGGATGTCCGTTTCGGGGTTGGAGCCCTTCATGTGGAGGAGGCGGAGCATGCAGCGCTGGTGCGGTCTCAGCAAGCGGTTCGGCAGGCGATGGAGCTGCGATTAAGCAGTCATGCCGCCGATCTGCAAATCGGTTGTCTGGTGCATATCGAGGCCGATGAATGCGGGGCTGGTATCAGCGGCGACTACCTCATCACCGCTATCGAACATCAGGCCAGTCAGGCCGCCGGACTGGGGCTTGGCGGTGAAAACGACTGCCCCTACACCAACACCGTAACACTTATTCCGCGGGGAACCCCTTGGCGACGCACCTGGCTCAGCCACCCTCATCTCCCCATGACCTTCTCCGCCCGCATCGAAAGCAGGCAGGAAACACCCCTGATCGATGAATCCGGACGCTATCGTTATCGCCAGGTGGCCAGCGGCGAAGTAGGATCCCCTGGTGAAAACTCCGCCTTTGTGCGGCGCCTGCAGCCCTATGTCAGCGGAGGAAGAAATGAGACAGCCGGCTGGCACACGCCTCTGCATGATCAGGCTGAAGTGTTGGTGAGTTGCCTCAACAACGATCCAGACCGCCCCATGATTGTGGGTAGCTTGCCCAATCCGGACACCCCCTCCGTTGTCAACGGCGAAGAGCCATGGCTCAATCGACTGCTGACTGCCGCAGACAACGAACTCTGCTTCAGTGATCGCCGTGACGCCAGTGCCATTACCCTGCGCACCTTCGCGGGACAAAATATGCTCCATCTCGATGCCGCTCTGGCCGAACACCGCCTCCGCCTGGCCAGTGAACAAGGGTTGGTTACGTTCTATGCCAAGAAAACCCAACATATCCACAGTGGGGACACTTTCACAGAGAAGGTCGGCCAGGACCGCGTGCAGACCGCAAAAAACAGTCATGCGACCAGAACGAAAAACGGCAAGATTCATTATCAGTCGGCCCGGGATGCCCACTTGCAGGCAGCCGCTGGCATCCAGTTGCAGGCAGGCAGCCATATAGAAGCCCGCTGCCGGGAAGATCTGGGTCTCGACATTGAGCAAAGCACTCGCATAAACGTCCAGCACGGCAACGCCGTCATCCGCGTGAATAGCGGCACTCTCACCGTACAGGCCGGTCAGGCTATCGACATCAAAGGCAACGGCGGCGGCCTCATCACCATCGGCCAGAACGGCGGCGGCATTGAAATGGCCCCCAACGGCGATGTCACCCTGTTTGGCAAGGCCATCAGCTTTAAAACCGGCGGTCGGGTCAGCCTGAATGGTCAGGTGAATATGGATGTGACCAGTCCGCCAACCATGGTATTGCCTTCGGCCAGGGAGCCAGGACATGTGGGAGCAATTCAGCGATTACATGCTTTGGAGAGTGCCAAGATTTTCAACCTGGCTTGGAGTCAGGCGCGGATTTCCGTTGCAGAGGAGGTAGGGGCCTGTTTCACTGTGAGGAATTTCGAAGGCGGTGAAAAAGTCAAGGTAACTGTTTTCGAAGCAAAACCTGGGGGTGAGTGGCAGGAGGTTGACCGTCTGTTTGGGACACTACCTGATGGCTCAGGATATTGCCAGCTTCCTTGGCAACGTGAGGAAAAAGAGGTGGCGCAAGATCTTATCATGGACGAAGTGGCGGGTGACCAACGTCCCCTGATATACGCATTTAAGGTAGCTATTAACGGCGTCATGTCAGAGATGTCACCGCAATTGAATCTGTGTGCAGATATTCAGTTTTCAGTCGAGGATGAAAGTGGCCATTCTCTGGAAGACGGTGCCGAGGTTCGCCTTACGGATGCTGAAGGCCAACAGCACTTTTCACAGGTAAAAAAGGGAATAGCTCTGTTTGAACGCGTTATTATCGGTCCTTGGCAGCTTCATCTGGACACCGACAACCTGATCATTGAAAGAGGAGGACAGCCATGA